In Mastacembelus armatus chromosome 4, fMasArm1.2, whole genome shotgun sequence, the following are encoded in one genomic region:
- the zfyve9b gene encoding zinc finger FYVE domain-containing protein 9, with protein MLKFFSARDDENESLLGAITEDEGDNPSLQDTKHHWLNRPCLLVLKDGDVSKPGLGCRQIRPESPSKASSDATDRSIIGPGEQKPSEHASTASPPQLEEGCCTVTAISSWAESCLGESSSPLGLNPAEVDWPEKEALEKKPQALTSKEDSVIEEKELEESGLEQQDQSSSSEATAASSTLLHEETYGRSCKELQSQFKVPTSNGGDDENTSKAQAANGEGAFGDCAASPGDPDNEHQQSPVGILSKDRGTVLGEVAPVWVPDAQAQVCMKCGVKFTFTKRRHHCRACGKVFCALCSNLKFRLTHLDGKEGRVCVSCHSTLIKRTPPRGKRRVWFADEILTKKQSESAPTTPVRGPSFSPLMRRALGGPVKSPVGSPQIRRALRPHGTTISEACGPYGWGTTALVSSSVNLIPLDGLPPILTSTGVKGDYTVEEQPSEMLLIQELESGRPKPLVFVLNANLLAMVKLVNYVNRKCWCMTTKGMHAVGQVEVVVLLQCLPEEKSFPKDIFSHFIQLYRDTLTGKVVKHLSLSQFGSRFLGSEDHAGFLYVRSTLQSLQGLPLPNQPYLFGLLVHRAELAWAKAFPLRLMLRLGAEFRFYPCPLYSVRFRKPLFGEIGHTIMRLLVDFRNYRYSLPVVPGLTMDLEAQKTCIKIPITGYNELMKALNKSNEHVLAIGAYFNETADSHLICVQGDDGQYQTQAISIHNQPRKVTGACFFIFSSALKASAGYLAKSSIVEDGLMVQITVETMAELRRSLREMKDYTVTCGRLDQSDSQELVCVQWGEEKSTVNKGVISPIDGKSMETISSVKMFQKSEYKENGKIIRWTEVFFLQRGDHPKGGVTDSAEHNRLTERIARAFCLALCPHLKLLKEDGMAKLGLRVTFDSHEVGFVAGSNGQPLPAQYLNSLDSVLIPIIHSRGRKRGEEPIVMELIFYILENIT; from the exons ATGAAGGAGACAATCCGTCTCTTCAGGACACCAAGCACCACTGGCTGAACAGACCCTGTCTCTTGGTGCTCAAAGATGGAGATGTGTCAAAGCCTGGACTGGGTTGCAGACAAATCAGACCAGAATCTCCTTCTAAAGCCTCTTCAGATGCGACAGACAGAAGCATCATTGGACCAGGTGAGCAGAAACCATCTGAACATGCCAGTACTGCTTCACCCCCCCAGCTGGAGGAGGGCTGCTGCACTGTGACTGCCATCTCCTCATGGGCCGAGAGTTGCCTCGGGGAGTCTTCCAGCCCCCTGGGGCTGAACCCTGCTGAGGTTGACTGGCCTGAGAAGGAGGCACTGGAGAAGAAGCCCCAGGCTCTCACATCAAAGGAAGACTCAGTGATTGaggagaaggagctggaggagagtgGGCTGGAGCAGCAAGACCagtccagcagctcagaggcAACTGCAGCCAGCTCTACTCTTTTACATGAAGAGACCTATGGCAGGAGCTGCAAGGAGCTCCAGAGCCAGTTTAAGGTGCCCACATCGAATGGAGGAGATGATGAAAACACCAGCAAGGCCCAAGCAGCCAATGGGGAAGGAGCATTTGGAGACTGTGCAGCTTCCCCTGGGGATCCTGATAATGAGCACCAGCAGAGCCCCGTTGGCATTTTGTCCAAGGATCGAGGCACAGTCCTTGGGGAAGTAGCTCCTGTGTGGGTCCCTGATGCTCAAGCGCAGGTTTGCATGAAGTGTGGGGTCAAGTTTACGTTTACAAAGAGAAGGCACCACTGCCGTGCTTGTGGGAAG GTATTTTGTGCACTTTGCTCTAATCTGAAGTTCAGACTTACACATTTGGATGGCAAGGAGGGACGggtttgtgtttcctgtcattCAACCCTCATCAAAC GGACACCCCCTAGAGGAAAAAGGAGGGTGTGGTTTGCAGATGAAATCCTCACCAAAAAGCAGTCAGAGTCTGCTCCAACTACACCAGTCAGAGGGCCATCGTTCTCGCCGCTGATGAGACGAGCACTGGGTGGGCCGGTTAAGAGTCCTGTGGGTTCACCGCAGATCAGGAGGGCCTTGAGACCACATGGGACGACTATCAGT GAGGCCTGTGGTCCTTATGGCTGGGGCACCACTGCTTTAGTGAGCAGCTCTGTCAACCTCATCCCTCTGGATGGCCTGCCACCCATCCTTACCTCCACAGGAGTAAAAGGAG atTATACTGTGGAGGAGCAGCCCTCTGAGATGCTGCTTATTCAGGAGTTAGAGAGCGGCAGGCCCAAGCCTCTGGTGTTTGTCCTCAATGCCAACCTACTTGCTATGGTCAAACTGGTCAACT ACGTTAACAGGAAGTGCTGGTGCATGACGACAAAGGGGATGCATGCTGTGGGccaggtggaggtggtggtgctgctgcagtgtttgcctGAAGAGAAGAGTTTCCCCAAAGACATTTTCAGCCACTTTATCCAGCTGTACAGGGACACCCTCACAG GGAAGGTTGTGAAACATCTGTCGCTCTCCCAGTTCGGCAGTCGTTTCCTGGGCAGTGAGGATCATGCAGGCTTCCTATATGTTCGCTCCACTCTCCAGTCCCTTCAGGGTCTACCTCTGCCAAACCAGCCCTACCTCTTTGGCCTGCTGGTCCACAGAGCAGAGCTGGCCTGGGCCAAAGCCTTTCCTTTGCGTCTAATGCTGCGACTGGGGGCTGAGTTCAGAT TTTACCCATGCCCTCTGTACAGCGTGCGCTTTAGGAAGCCTCTGTTTGGGGAAATAGGTCACACCATAATGAGACTGCTAGTG GACTTTAGAAATTACCGTTACAGCCTGCCAGTGGTGCCGGGGCTCACTATGGACCTAGAGGCTCAGAAGACCTGCATAAAGATACCAATCACTGGATACAACGAG CTAATGAAAGCTTTGAATAAGTCCAACGAACATGTGCTGGCCATAGGGGCGTACTTCAATGAGACTGCAGACTCCCACCTCATCTGTGTGCAAGGGGACGATGGCCAGTACCAGACGCAGGCCATTAGCATTCACAATCAGCCACGCAAAG TTACTGGAGCATGTTTCTTTATATTCAGTAGTGCTCTGAAAGCATCTGCAGGTTACCTGGCCAAATCCAGCATTGTAGAAG ATGGGCTAATGGTGCAAATCACCGTGGAAACCATGGCGGAGCTCCGTCGGTCGCTACGGGAGATGAAAGACTACACTGTCACCTGTGGGCGGCTTGACCAGTCAGACAGCCAGGAGCTTGTTTGTGTACAGTGGGGGGAGGAGAAATCCACTGTGAATAAGGG AGTTATAAGCCCCATTGATGGGAAATCTATGGAGACCATCAGCAGTGTCAAGATGTTCCAGAAGTcagaatacaaagaaaatgggAAGATCATTCGCTGGACAGAA GTGTTCTTCCTGCAGAGGGGGGATCATCCCAAAGGAGGAGTGACTGACTCCGCTGAACACAACCGGCTCACGGAGCGGATTGCCCGGGCGTTTTGCTTGGCACTCTGTCCACACCTAAAACTGCTGAAAGAGGATGGGATGGCCAAACTGGGGCTGCGTGTCACTTTTGACTCTCACGAG GTTGGATTTGTGGCTGGGAGTAATGGGCAGCCCCTCCCAGCTCAGTACCTCAATTCCCTGGATAGTGTGCTGATTCCAATTATCCACAGCAGGGGGCGAAAAAGGGGTGAGGAGCCTATTGTGATGGAGCTAATCTTTTACATCCTGGAGAACATCACTTAG